The proteins below are encoded in one region of Leptotrichia sp. oral taxon 218:
- a CDS encoding PolC-type DNA polymerase III — translation MENKKNKENNENNENNENKEIEENIENKKNKENNENNKNKEIKENEKDEQNKNNEENSINNENNENNNNKESEKVKKPLVGEVSSENVIRSRSSSYADVNYSNSENNFKKSRFKGGKITNAQKFEISDLKNIKILKNDGKTIKPVEVEGKIFKIDVRETKNNSLMYDFLITDYNDSINCKIFLNPKDEAQIAILKVNDWVKVKGYYKKDDFYTEDYIGVQDLESIESEETKKEDNAPKKRVELHAHTNMSEMSGVMSIKDYAKRAKEFGHSAIAVTDFGVVHSFPFAFKEANENFKIIYGVEAYVVDDEAQMITNPKDLGIEEETYVVFDIETTGFDPFNDKIIEIGAVKMKGKEIIDEFSEFVNPKIPIPEEIVKLTSITDEMVKDAPDIKTILPRFLEFCGDSTVVAHNAKFDVGFIKQKSSDQNLEFSPSVVDTLPLARALLVNEKKFGLANLTKYFGIILESHHRAIDDARATAEIFQKFFNMIITKGILTLKDINTNLQPNIQNAETLNTMILVKNQKGLRDLYELISKSHIDYFGMRKPRVPKTLLNQKRENLLLASSATGIYGNRGELINLYLRGEIEEIEEKAKFYDYIEIHPPITYDELVEKNASEIESLEVVKKMNQYFYDLGKKLGKLVVATGDVHYLDENEAVNRNVLLLGSGKLRKTKFVDGSRYEFFDRKLYFRTTEEMLEEFRYLGDEIANEIVIENTNKIADMIDAGIRPVPEGFYPPKIKGAEELVRKMTYDKLEELYGDNVDPVLKERLEKELKSIIGNGFSVLYLIAQILVKKSVKKGYLVGSRGSVGSSIVAYLMGITEVNGLYPHYRCPNCKHTEFMNEEGNGVDYPDKNCPKCGTKYIKDGHAIPFEVFMGFNGEKVPDIDLNFSGEYQGKIHKYTEWLFNSDALENIENIEDIEKIIDFEDFENSKNSEYPETSENVFRAGTISTLAEKNAFGYVKKYLEESEGTEEIKERKAEVTRLAIRCEGARKTTGQHPGGMIVVPKDKSIYDFCPIQRPANDMKSNFKTTHFDYHVMDEQLVKLDILGHDDPTTLRILQDLTGVDIYKIPLDDKKVMSLFSGTQALGVSPDDIGSPTGTSGIPEFGTSFVKQMLVDTRPKTFAELVRISGLSHGTDVWLNNAQDYVRSGVATLSQIITVRDDIMNKLIDDGLDKSLAFKIMEFVRKGRPTKDPDKWKEYSAIMKEKGVEQWYIDSCEKIKYMFPKGHAVAYVMMAVRIAYFKVHYPVEFYTAFLNRKVGDFKMTTMFFQNQKSNKNIATVEDLKNSRKKLESDSNLNAKQKQELFLYEILIEMSCRNIELEKPNILTSDAKLFTITKDKKIQLPLIAVDGLGESVAEKIIAERETEPFLSLEDLTKRTKLNKTVLKLLQDYDCVKGIQEENQSKLF, via the coding sequence ATAGAAAATAAAAAAAATAAAGAAAATAACGAGAACAATGAAAATAACGAAAATAAAGAAATTGAAGAAAATATAGAAAACAAAAAAAATAAAGAAAATAATGAAAATAACAAAAATAAAGAAATTAAAGAAAATGAAAAAGATGAACAAAATAAAAATAACGAAGAAAATAGCATAAATAACGAAAATAACGAAAATAATAATAATAAAGAATCTGAAAAAGTTAAAAAACCACTTGTTGGAGAAGTTTCATCTGAAAATGTAATAAGAAGCAGAAGTTCTTCATATGCAGATGTGAATTATTCAAATAGTGAAAATAATTTTAAAAAAAGCAGATTTAAAGGTGGAAAAATAACAAATGCACAAAAATTTGAGATTTCAGATTTAAAAAATATAAAAATTTTAAAAAATGATGGAAAAACAATAAAACCTGTTGAAGTTGAAGGGAAAATTTTTAAAATCGATGTAAGAGAAACAAAAAATAATTCTTTAATGTATGATTTTTTAATAACTGATTACAATGATTCAATAAATTGTAAAATTTTTTTAAATCCTAAAGATGAAGCACAAATTGCGATACTTAAAGTAAATGATTGGGTAAAGGTAAAAGGATATTACAAAAAAGATGATTTTTATACCGAAGATTACATTGGAGTGCAAGATTTGGAGTCGATTGAATCAGAAGAAACTAAAAAAGAGGATAATGCACCAAAAAAAAGAGTTGAACTTCATGCTCACACGAATATGAGTGAAATGAGCGGAGTTATGTCAATTAAAGATTATGCAAAAAGAGCAAAGGAATTTGGACATAGTGCCATTGCAGTAACAGATTTTGGAGTAGTACATTCATTTCCATTTGCGTTTAAAGAAGCAAATGAAAATTTTAAAATTATTTACGGAGTGGAAGCATATGTTGTAGATGATGAAGCTCAAATGATTACTAATCCGAAAGATTTAGGAATTGAAGAAGAAACATATGTTGTATTCGATATAGAAACTACTGGATTTGATCCGTTTAATGACAAAATAATTGAAATTGGAGCAGTAAAAATGAAAGGAAAGGAAATTATTGACGAATTTTCTGAATTTGTAAATCCTAAAATTCCTATTCCTGAAGAAATTGTAAAACTTACTTCAATTACTGATGAAATGGTAAAAGATGCTCCTGACATCAAAACAATTTTACCAAGATTTTTAGAATTTTGTGGCGATTCCACAGTTGTTGCACATAATGCAAAATTTGATGTGGGATTTATTAAGCAAAAATCAAGTGATCAAAATTTAGAATTTTCTCCAAGCGTTGTTGATACTCTTCCTCTTGCAAGAGCACTTCTTGTTAATGAAAAAAAATTTGGATTGGCAAATTTAACTAAATATTTTGGAATAATATTAGAATCGCATCACAGAGCGATTGACGATGCAAGAGCAACTGCAGAAATTTTTCAGAAATTTTTCAATATGATTATAACAAAAGGGATTTTGACGCTAAAAGATATAAATACGAATCTTCAGCCGAATATTCAAAATGCTGAAACATTGAATACAATGATTTTGGTAAAAAATCAAAAAGGTCTAAGAGATTTATATGAGTTAATTTCTAAATCACATATTGACTATTTTGGAATGAGAAAACCGAGAGTTCCAAAAACATTGTTAAATCAAAAGAGGGAAAATTTACTTCTTGCAAGTTCGGCAACTGGAATATATGGAAATAGAGGGGAACTCATAAATCTTTATTTGCGTGGAGAAATAGAAGAAATTGAAGAAAAGGCAAAATTTTATGACTATATAGAAATACATCCGCCAATTACATACGATGAACTGGTAGAAAAAAATGCGAGTGAAATTGAAAGTTTAGAAGTAGTAAAAAAAATGAATCAATATTTTTATGATTTGGGTAAAAAATTAGGAAAATTGGTTGTTGCGACTGGAGATGTGCATTATTTGGATGAAAATGAAGCAGTTAATAGAAATGTTTTGCTTTTGGGAAGTGGAAAATTGAGAAAAACTAAATTTGTCGATGGTTCAAGATACGAATTTTTTGACAGAAAGCTTTATTTTAGGACAACTGAAGAGATGCTTGAAGAATTTAGATATTTAGGCGATGAAATTGCAAATGAAATTGTTATTGAAAATACAAATAAAATTGCTGATATGATTGACGCTGGGATAAGACCAGTTCCAGAAGGATTTTATCCGCCGAAGATAAAAGGCGCTGAAGAGTTAGTAAGAAAAATGACTTACGATAAATTGGAAGAGCTTTATGGCGACAATGTTGATCCAGTTCTAAAAGAAAGACTGGAAAAAGAGTTAAAATCGATTATTGGAAATGGCTTTTCGGTACTTTATTTGATTGCACAAATCTTGGTAAAAAAATCGGTGAAAAAAGGATATTTAGTTGGTTCCCGTGGATCAGTTGGTTCATCAATTGTCGCTTATCTTATGGGAATAACTGAAGTAAATGGACTTTATCCACACTACAGATGTCCAAATTGTAAACATACTGAATTTATGAATGAAGAAGGAAATGGAGTTGACTATCCTGATAAGAATTGTCCAAAATGTGGTACAAAATATATAAAAGATGGACATGCAATACCATTTGAAGTATTTATGGGATTTAACGGAGAAAAAGTGCCAGATATTGACTTAAATTTTTCTGGAGAATATCAAGGAAAAATTCATAAATATACTGAATGGCTATTTAATTCAGATGCTCTTGAAAATATTGAAAATATTGAAGATATTGAAAAAATTATAGATTTTGAAGATTTTGAAAATTCCAAAAATTCTGAATATCCTGAAACTTCTGAAAATGTATTTCGTGCTGGAACAATTTCTACATTAGCAGAAAAAAATGCTTTTGGTTATGTAAAAAAATATTTAGAAGAAAGTGAAGGAACGGAAGAAATAAAAGAGAGAAAAGCTGAAGTGACAAGACTTGCGATAAGATGTGAAGGAGCGAGAAAAACAACTGGACAGCATCCAGGAGGAATGATAGTAGTTCCAAAAGACAAGTCAATTTACGATTTTTGTCCAATACAAAGACCTGCAAATGATATGAAATCTAATTTTAAAACAACGCATTTTGACTATCATGTTATGGACGAGCAACTGGTAAAATTAGATATTCTAGGACATGATGATCCGACAACACTTAGAATTTTACAGGATTTGACAGGGGTCGATATTTATAAAATACCGCTTGATGATAAAAAAGTCATGAGTCTTTTTAGTGGAACCCAAGCGCTTGGAGTAAGTCCAGATGACATAGGTTCTCCAACTGGGACTTCAGGTATTCCAGAGTTTGGAACATCTTTTGTAAAACAAATGCTTGTTGACACAAGACCGAAAACTTTTGCAGAATTAGTGAGAATTTCAGGGCTTTCGCATGGAACGGATGTCTGGTTAAATAATGCACAGGACTATGTGAGAAGCGGAGTTGCAACCTTAAGCCAGATTATAACAGTGAGAGATGACATTATGAATAAACTTATTGACGATGGGCTAGATAAATCTTTAGCATTTAAAATAATGGAATTTGTAAGAAAAGGGAGACCTACGAAAGATCCTGATAAATGGAAGGAATATTCGGCAATAATGAAAGAAAAAGGTGTTGAGCAGTGGTACATAGATTCTTGTGAAAAGATAAAATATATGTTTCCAAAAGGACACGCTGTAGCATATGTTATGATGGCAGTAAGAATTGCGTATTTTAAAGTTCATTATCCTGTAGAATTCTATACAGCTTTTTTAAATAGAAAAGTTGGAGATTTTAAAATGACTACGATGTTTTTCCAAAATCAAAAAAGTAATAAAAATATAGCTACTGTAGAAGACTTAAAAAATTCGAGAAAAAAATTGGAATCGGATTCAAATTTAAATGCAAAACAAAAGCAAGAATTGTTTTTATATGAAATTTTAATAGAAATGAGCTGTCGTAATATTGAACTAGAAAAACCAAATATTTTGACATCTGATGCAAAACTTTTCACGATAACAAAAGATAAAAAAATTCAACTGCCACTTATTGCTGTAGATGGTCTTGGTGAATCAGTTGCTGAAAAAATTATAGCAGAACGAGAAACGGAACCATTTTTATCACTGGAAGATTTGACAAAGAGAACAAAGTTGAATAAAACTGTGTTAAAATTATTGCAAGATTATGACTGCGTGAAAGGAATACAAGAAGAAAATCAATCAAAATTATTTTAA
- the ppc gene encoding phosphoenolpyruvate carboxylase, protein MSLKNLPITPLLSVQLDEQQEALFANNELLANLLGETIFNYAGLHIYQTTENLTSVSKNYYKMLKHETRENLSSFFSDLTDSEILRVIRSFSIAAALANIAEDVYQTHQQRRARISNKLQIGTLEKSLQNLKAKGISQEKILEAMEKVSVVPVLTAHPTQVQRKTILDITKKISDILDQYENVKLKQIDEKEWIDKLNREIQIWWQTSMLRESKLRVTDEISNALSYYNITFFSEIPNLINKFQEISQKVGNSIQNSQSLIPLTMGMWIGGDRDGNPFVTVDTLEKSAQAQAITLFQHYFSEVEKIYRDLSMSITMTNVTEDLQALADASGEVSPHRTKEPYRRAITTIRDRLIATAYILCDKNINLLPPKRKNGFDVPYKNSNEFTKDLVIVAESLIRNNSEFLTHGTLNNLICATEIFGFHLATIDLRQDSSIHEICVAELLKSANILGDYLSLPEEARCEILLRELEYDPRILSDPTIPQSDLLSSELAIFRKAKSLHKRFGKKIIEKNLISHATSVSDMLEVAILLKEANLAKGNKGNEFCDLYIVPLFETVEDLEAAPDILRKWFSLPIVQKWMEKNGRKQEVMLGYSDSNKDGGYLSSSWSLYKAQKELTAVGHEFDVQISFFHGRGGTVGRGGGPSYEAILAQPEGSTDGTIRLTEQGEVIGAKYGNPDLGFKNLEALVSAALESSALTVEDAAWEEYEKIIEEISKLSYHSYRDLVYNTEGFSEFFFEVTPINFISGLNIGSRPSSRKKKQTLESLRAIPWVFSWSQARIMLPGWYGVGTAFTKWINDDEKRLEILQKMYVEWPFFKSTISNVDMVLSKSDVSIFAEYVKLAKDQKVAQEILKEIVTEWELTIDVLKKITKNDVLLADNAELASSLRNRLAYFDSMNFLQIELIKRVRKLESMDEIPRELRKAIHISINGLATGLRNSG, encoded by the coding sequence ATGAGTCTAAAAAATTTGCCAATAACTCCGCTTTTGTCGGTACAACTCGATGAACAGCAAGAAGCTTTATTTGCAAACAATGAATTATTAGCTAACCTTTTGGGAGAAACTATATTCAACTATGCGGGACTACATATTTACCAAACTACTGAAAACCTTACATCCGTCTCGAAAAATTATTACAAAATGCTTAAACACGAAACTAGGGAAAATTTATCTTCATTTTTCTCTGATTTGACTGACAGCGAAATTTTGCGTGTAATTAGAAGTTTTTCGATTGCAGCAGCACTAGCTAATATCGCAGAAGATGTTTATCAGACGCATCAACAAAGAAGAGCCCGTATTTCTAATAAATTACAAATCGGTACACTTGAAAAATCTCTGCAAAATCTAAAAGCCAAAGGTATTTCTCAAGAAAAAATACTTGAAGCGATGGAAAAAGTATCAGTTGTTCCTGTTTTAACAGCCCATCCAACTCAAGTTCAAAGAAAAACTATTTTGGATATTACAAAAAAAATATCTGATATTTTGGATCAATACGAAAATGTAAAATTAAAACAAATTGACGAAAAAGAATGGATTGATAAATTAAACCGTGAAATCCAAATTTGGTGGCAGACTTCTATGCTGCGTGAATCTAAACTGCGAGTTACAGATGAAATCAGTAACGCACTAAGTTATTACAATATCACATTTTTTAGTGAAATTCCAAACTTAATAAATAAATTTCAGGAAATTTCACAAAAAGTAGGAAATTCAATTCAAAATTCGCAATCTTTAATTCCGCTTACAATGGGAATGTGGATTGGTGGAGACAGAGATGGAAATCCTTTTGTAACGGTCGATACACTGGAAAAATCTGCTCAAGCACAAGCAATTACATTGTTTCAGCACTATTTTTCAGAAGTGGAAAAAATTTACAGAGATCTGTCAATGTCAATTACAATGACAAATGTTACAGAAGACTTACAAGCTCTAGCAGATGCTTCTGGAGAAGTTTCTCCTCATCGTACAAAAGAGCCTTACAGAAGAGCAATTACAACAATAAGAGACAGACTTATTGCCACTGCCTATATTTTGTGTGACAAAAATATTAACTTATTGCCACCAAAGAGAAAAAATGGATTTGATGTGCCATATAAAAATTCGAACGAATTTACAAAAGATTTAGTTATTGTTGCTGAATCACTTATTCGAAATAATAGCGAGTTTTTAACTCATGGAACACTTAACAATCTAATTTGTGCAACTGAAATTTTTGGATTTCACCTTGCTACAATAGATTTAAGACAAGATTCAAGTATCCATGAAATCTGTGTTGCAGAATTGTTAAAGAGTGCAAATATCTTAGGAGATTATCTAAGTTTGCCAGAAGAAGCTAGATGCGAAATTTTACTTCGTGAATTGGAATATGATCCTAGAATTTTAAGTGACCCAACTATTCCGCAAAGCGATCTGCTTTCTAGTGAACTTGCTATCTTTAGAAAAGCAAAATCACTTCACAAAAGATTTGGAAAAAAAATTATTGAAAAAAATCTTATCTCTCATGCCACAAGTGTGTCAGATATGCTAGAAGTAGCTATTTTATTAAAAGAAGCGAATCTTGCTAAAGGGAACAAAGGGAACGAATTTTGTGATTTATACATAGTTCCATTGTTTGAAACAGTTGAAGATTTGGAAGCTGCGCCAGATATACTTAGAAAATGGTTTAGTCTTCCAATTGTACAAAAATGGATGGAAAAAAATGGAAGAAAACAGGAAGTTATGCTAGGCTATTCCGACAGTAACAAAGATGGTGGATATTTAAGCTCAAGCTGGTCTTTGTATAAAGCGCAAAAAGAACTTACTGCTGTAGGACATGAATTTGATGTGCAAATTTCATTCTTCCACGGTCGTGGTGGAACTGTCGGTCGTGGTGGTGGACCAAGCTACGAAGCAATTTTAGCTCAACCTGAAGGAAGTACAGATGGAACAATAAGACTTACAGAACAAGGAGAAGTTATCGGAGCAAAATATGGAAATCCTGATTTAGGATTTAAAAATTTAGAGGCGTTAGTTTCTGCAGCACTTGAATCTAGTGCTTTAACAGTTGAAGATGCCGCTTGGGAAGAATATGAAAAAATTATTGAAGAAATTTCAAAATTGAGTTATCATTCTTACAGAGATCTAGTTTACAATACAGAAGGTTTCTCAGAATTTTTCTTTGAAGTAACACCAATCAACTTTATTTCTGGATTAAATATAGGTTCCAGACCATCATCGAGAAAGAAAAAGCAAACACTTGAAAGTCTTCGTGCAATCCCTTGGGTATTTTCTTGGTCACAAGCTAGAATCATGCTTCCAGGTTGGTACGGAGTTGGAACTGCCTTTACAAAATGGATCAATGATGATGAAAAAAGACTTGAAATCTTACAAAAAATGTATGTTGAATGGCCATTTTTCAAATCTACAATTTCAAATGTAGATATGGTCTTATCAAAATCAGATGTGTCAATTTTTGCTGAATATGTAAAACTTGCGAAAGATCAAAAAGTGGCACAGGAAATCTTAAAAGAAATTGTGACAGAGTGGGAACTTACAATAGATGTTCTTAAAAAAATTACTAAAAATGATGTTTTGTTAGCTGATAATGCAGAACTGGCAAGCAGCTTAAGAAACCGTTTGGCATATTTTGACTCAATGAACTTTTTACAAATTGAATTGATAAAAAGAGTAAGAAAACTTGAATCTATGGATGAAATTCCAAGAGAATTAAGAAAAGCTATTCATATTTCAATAAACGGACTGGCAACAGGACTTCGTAATAGTGGATAA
- a CDS encoding carbohydrate porin, whose product MKKRLLLALTAFLLACTFVNAETLEERVNRLEKELRETKEELQKQIAEKQVPAPVVAEAPALDISKLTDGFEFHGYGRAGLLINQNGDKGSAFKVQDEGFAQKYRLGNEDDTYAELELVKKFDVNGAKGSVHYMFSTKSGAGDEYKTWTSGSSTNPGSENDSFKTRQFYVDITPNDGATYWAGKRYYAREDIHINDYYIRNYSGTGAGIQNIKLGSGAADVALIANDPSDHPEYTLHSRYSVGPWAFELAGHTMKSDSTDKDITEWGAQGSVSYSLPGFYGLKDKGSSKIVLQGGKGLGSGSGLGSATAWGDTRKDAYSVNLVTYGQANLSDRWQIMPELGYRYDKNFGGKKDQKQQWVTTGIRVVNPITQHFAMQYETGLDYVKVDKGNTNYNSGLFKLTVAPTLKLDTENFWGRPEIRAFVTYGHGFGDKKFIRVDSDGKERNKGVQFGVQTEVWF is encoded by the coding sequence ATGAAAAAAAGGCTATTACTGGCTCTAACAGCGTTTTTACTGGCTTGTACATTTGTAAATGCAGAAACACTTGAAGAAAGAGTGAATAGACTTGAAAAAGAATTAAGAGAAACTAAAGAAGAATTACAAAAACAAATTGCTGAAAAACAAGTTCCTGCTCCAGTTGTAGCAGAAGCTCCAGCATTAGACATATCAAAATTAACTGATGGATTTGAATTTCACGGTTATGGAAGAGCAGGACTTCTTATAAATCAAAATGGAGATAAAGGAAGCGCATTTAAAGTTCAAGATGAAGGATTTGCTCAAAAATATAGATTAGGTAATGAAGATGACACTTATGCTGAATTAGAATTGGTTAAAAAATTTGATGTAAATGGAGCAAAAGGTTCAGTTCACTACATGTTTTCAACAAAATCAGGTGCAGGAGACGAATATAAAACATGGACTTCAGGAAGTTCAACAAATCCAGGTTCTGAAAACGATTCATTTAAAACTAGACAATTTTATGTTGATATAACTCCAAATGACGGAGCTACTTATTGGGCAGGGAAAAGATATTATGCAAGAGAAGATATTCATATAAATGACTATTATATTAGAAACTATTCAGGAACAGGTGCAGGAATTCAAAATATTAAACTTGGTTCTGGAGCAGCTGATGTTGCATTAATTGCAAACGATCCTAGTGATCATCCTGAATACACACTTCATTCAAGATATTCAGTAGGTCCATGGGCTTTTGAACTAGCAGGACACACAATGAAATCAGATTCTACAGATAAAGATATAACTGAATGGGGAGCACAAGGTTCTGTAAGTTATAGCCTACCTGGTTTTTATGGATTAAAGGACAAAGGATCTTCTAAAATAGTTCTTCAAGGTGGTAAAGGACTTGGTTCTGGAAGTGGACTTGGAAGTGCTACCGCTTGGGGAGATACTAGAAAAGATGCTTATTCTGTGAATTTAGTGACATACGGTCAAGCAAATCTTTCAGATAGATGGCAAATTATGCCTGAATTAGGTTATAGATACGACAAAAACTTTGGTGGAAAAAAAGATCAAAAACAACAATGGGTAACAACTGGAATAAGAGTTGTCAATCCAATTACACAACATTTTGCTATGCAATATGAAACAGGACTGGACTATGTGAAAGTTGATAAAGGAAATACAAACTACAACAGTGGACTATTCAAATTAACAGTTGCTCCAACTTTAAAACTTGACACAGAAAATTTCTGGGGAAGACCTGAAATTAGAGCATTTGTAACTTATGGACATGGATTTGGAGATAAGAAATTTATAAGAGTTGATTCAGATGGAAAAGAGCGTAATAAAGGTGTTCAGTTTGGAGTTCAAACAGAAGTTTGGTTCTAA
- a CDS encoding TrkH family potassium uptake protein, which translates to MFLKNKSFSPYMTILLSFMVVTILGGILLSLPISMRYGKSVKLIDGFFIATSAICVTGLSSIDIGSVYNIFGQMVILVLIQLGGLGVITFTSVIIIMISKKIGYYTKKIVQEDINIDTTFKIEEYVKKVILSVIVIEFIGTVILFFEFIKKFGFLKAVYYSFFHSVSAFCNAGFSLFSDNLYGFKNSFIINMTIPLLIFLGGIGFSTILNCYNVLRKKEKRLTSTTKLSIKISIFLVIIGMVAMFILEYSNKSTIGNLSFGQKLEASFFQSVTTRTAGFNTISILGLKRSTSLLFVILMFIGASPGSTGGGIKTTTIGLIILGTLATLKNKDTIEYDKRSVSWRIYSKAITVLFISLIYTTICVFLLILFERNKNLLDLVFEVFSAFGTVGLSRNLTPSLADISKFILIVTMFVGRVGPLTIALALSKSNLKKGRYTYPQENILIG; encoded by the coding sequence ATGTTTTTAAAAAATAAATCTTTTTCGCCATATATGACAATATTGCTCTCATTTATGGTAGTTACAATTTTAGGTGGGATTTTGTTGTCTTTGCCAATTTCTATGAGGTATGGTAAAAGTGTGAAATTGATTGACGGATTTTTTATAGCAACTTCAGCTATTTGTGTGACAGGGCTTTCCAGTATTGATATAGGCAGTGTTTATAATATTTTTGGGCAAATGGTGATTTTAGTATTGATCCAGCTTGGAGGGCTTGGAGTTATAACATTCACCTCAGTTATAATCATTATGATTTCCAAAAAAATTGGGTATTACACGAAAAAAATCGTTCAGGAAGATATAAATATTGACACGACTTTTAAAATCGAAGAATATGTGAAAAAAGTTATTTTGTCTGTAATTGTCATTGAATTTATCGGAACTGTTATTTTGTTTTTTGAATTTATAAAAAAATTTGGTTTTTTAAAAGCAGTTTATTATTCTTTCTTTCATTCTGTTTCGGCTTTCTGTAATGCGGGATTTTCACTATTTTCAGATAATTTATACGGATTTAAAAATAGTTTTATAATAAATATGACAATTCCGCTTCTGATATTTTTGGGTGGAATTGGATTTTCAACGATTTTAAATTGTTATAATGTTTTGCGGAAAAAAGAAAAAAGATTGACTTCAACAACTAAATTAAGTATTAAAATATCTATTTTCTTAGTAATAATAGGAATGGTTGCGATGTTTATTTTGGAATATTCCAATAAAAGTACAATTGGAAATTTATCTTTTGGACAAAAATTGGAAGCATCATTTTTTCAAAGTGTAACGACGAGAACAGCAGGATTTAATACCATTTCAATTTTGGGTCTAAAGAGGTCAACTTCACTATTATTTGTTATTCTTATGTTTATTGGAGCTTCCCCTGGATCAACTGGTGGCGGAATAAAGACTACAACGATTGGACTTATAATTTTAGGAACTTTAGCGACATTAAAAAATAAAGATACGATTGAATATGATAAAAGAAGCGTAAGCTGGAGGATATACAGTAAAGCAATAACCGTATTATTCATTTCACTTATTTATACGACAATTTGTGTATTTTTATTGATTTTATTTGAAAGGAATAAGAATCTTTTGGATTTGGTTTTTGAAGTGTTTTCAGCGTTTGGAACTGTCGGACTTTCAAGAAATTTGACTCCAAGCCTTGCGGACATTTCAAAATTTATACTTATAGTTACGATGTTTGTTGGAAGAGTTGGTCCACTTACAATTGCTTTGGCATTATCAAAGTCAAATTTAAAAAAAGGACGTTACACTTATCCACAGGAAAATATTTTAATAGGATAA
- a CDS encoding TrkA family potassium uptake protein, with amino-acid sequence MAGYLVIGAGKFGRSIAKTLYNHNETVLVIDKNEELTQQIIDDGIVGEAVSFDVTEENSLKKVVSSDDFEVAFICIEGSLQTSALVTVMLKELGIKTIICKAITKIEGKILEKIGAKKVVFPDESVGRELAFEFLKPDVTEHLKFSEKYRIFEFKAPKKIIGKSLIELNLRKKYEMNVIGIKRKGEELRISLLPDEKILENDMLLVVVNVEKMIQFNREYLGN; translated from the coding sequence ATGGCAGGATATTTAGTTATAGGAGCGGGAAAATTTGGAAGAAGTATTGCAAAGACGCTTTATAATCACAACGAAACTGTGCTTGTAATCGATAAAAATGAAGAACTTACACAGCAGATAATAGATGACGGAATTGTTGGAGAAGCGGTTTCTTTTGATGTAACAGAAGAAAATTCTCTAAAAAAAGTGGTGAGCAGTGATGATTTTGAAGTGGCTTTTATTTGCATTGAAGGAAGTTTGCAAACAAGCGCATTAGTTACAGTTATGTTAAAGGAGCTGGGAATAAAAACAATTATTTGTAAAGCTATTACAAAAATTGAAGGAAAAATTTTAGAAAAAATTGGAGCGAAAAAAGTTGTATTTCCTGATGAAAGTGTTGGAAGAGAATTAGCTTTTGAATTTTTAAAGCCAGATGTGACAGAGCATTTGAAATTTTCTGAAAAATATAGGATTTTTGAATTTAAAGCGCCTAAAAAAATTATTGGAAAAAGTCTTATCGAGCTGAATTTAAGGAAAAAATATGAAATGAATGTAATTGGAATAAAAAGAAAAGGCGAAGAACTGAGAATATCGCTTTTGCCAGATGAAAAAATTTTGGAAAACGATATGCTTTTGGTCGTTGTAAATGTTGAAAAAATGATACAGTTTAATAGGGAATATCTAGGGAATTAA